In Glycine max cultivar Williams 82 chromosome 7, Glycine_max_v4.0, whole genome shotgun sequence, a single window of DNA contains:
- the LOC100806548 gene encoding uncharacterized protein isoform X1 — MEGVLLPVCPSPSSSSAAPKPRIPIPQRSSFPSSLPTHLSLPQNAAFSLRTSLRTSTFALAPHETPVLDKPDNNSSSPSLPKIDKTGRFCSPRAARELALSIIYAACLEGMDPVRLFEKRMNARREAGYKFNEEKLLEYNHMSFGGSPVTVGSDEEANELLRHIEEESAIEAEVLTAPPKLVYNTLILRFTKKLLVAVRDTWDSHVLVINKIVPQNWKNEPAGKILELSILHLAMSEMEVLETRHQIVINEAVDLAKRFCDGAAPRIINGCLRTFFRELELEASNNRV; from the exons ATGGAGGGAGTCTTGCTTCCTGTGTGTCCTtccccttcttcttcctctgcaGCTCCTAAACCCAGAATCCCCATTCCTCAACGCTCTTCTTTCCCTTCTTCACTACCAACCCATCTCTCCCTCCCCCAAAACGCAGCGTTTTCCCTTCGCACCTCTCTCCGCACTTCCACCTTCGCACTCGCGCCACACGAAACTCCCGTTCTGGACAAACCCGACAACAACAGTTCTTCTCCCTCTCTGCCCAAAATCGACAAGACCGGCCGCTTCTGCAGCCCCCGCGCCGCCAGAGAACTCGctct GTCGATAATCTATGCAGCGTGCTTGGAGGGGATGGACCCGGTTCGGCTCTTCGAGAAACGGATGAATGCCCGACGAG AAGCTGGGTATAAATTTAATGAGGAAAAGTTGTTGGAGTATAATCATATGAGTTTTGGAGGGTCGCCTGTTACTGTTGGATCGGATGAAGAAGCAAATGAGCTTCTGCGGCACATTGAAGAAGAGTCTGCCATtg AAGCAGAAGTCCTCACAGCTCCTCCAAAGCTGGTATACAACACACTGATTTTGAG ATTCACCAAGAAACTATTGGTTGCAGTCAGGGATACATGGGACAGTCATGTCCTGGTCATTAACAAAATCGTCCCACAAAATTGGAAG AATGAACCAGCTGGGAAGATTTTAGAGCTGTCTATTCTTCACTTGGCCATGTCGGAAATGGAAGTGCTAGAAACTAGACACCAAATCGTCATTAATGAG GCAGTAGATCTTGCTAAACGGTTTTGTGATGGAGCAGCCCCTCGCATCATTAATGGCTGTCTCCGCACATTTTTCCGAGAACTGGAGCTTGAAGCATCGAATAACCGGGTTTAG
- the LOC100806548 gene encoding uncharacterized protein isoform X3 has protein sequence MEGVLLPVCPSPSSSSAAPKPRIPIPQRSSFPSSLPTHLSLPQNAAFSLRTSLRTSTFALAPHETPVLDKPDNNSSSPSLPKIDKTGRFCSPRAARELALSIIYAACLEGMDPVRLFEKRMNARREAGYKFNEEKLLEYNHMSFGGSPVTVGSDEEANELLRHIEEESAIEVLTAPPKLVYNTLILRFTKKLLVAVRDTWDSHVLVINKIVPQNWKNEPAGKILELSILHLAMSEMEVLETRHQIVINEAVDLAKRFCDGAAPRIINGCLRTFFRELELEASNNRV, from the exons ATGGAGGGAGTCTTGCTTCCTGTGTGTCCTtccccttcttcttcctctgcaGCTCCTAAACCCAGAATCCCCATTCCTCAACGCTCTTCTTTCCCTTCTTCACTACCAACCCATCTCTCCCTCCCCCAAAACGCAGCGTTTTCCCTTCGCACCTCTCTCCGCACTTCCACCTTCGCACTCGCGCCACACGAAACTCCCGTTCTGGACAAACCCGACAACAACAGTTCTTCTCCCTCTCTGCCCAAAATCGACAAGACCGGCCGCTTCTGCAGCCCCCGCGCCGCCAGAGAACTCGctct GTCGATAATCTATGCAGCGTGCTTGGAGGGGATGGACCCGGTTCGGCTCTTCGAGAAACGGATGAATGCCCGACGAG AAGCTGGGTATAAATTTAATGAGGAAAAGTTGTTGGAGTATAATCATATGAGTTTTGGAGGGTCGCCTGTTACTGTTGGATCGGATGAAGAAGCAAATGAGCTTCTGCGGCACATTGAAGAAGAGTCTGCCATtg AAGTCCTCACAGCTCCTCCAAAGCTGGTATACAACACACTGATTTTGAG ATTCACCAAGAAACTATTGGTTGCAGTCAGGGATACATGGGACAGTCATGTCCTGGTCATTAACAAAATCGTCCCACAAAATTGGAAG AATGAACCAGCTGGGAAGATTTTAGAGCTGTCTATTCTTCACTTGGCCATGTCGGAAATGGAAGTGCTAGAAACTAGACACCAAATCGTCATTAATGAG GCAGTAGATCTTGCTAAACGGTTTTGTGATGGAGCAGCCCCTCGCATCATTAATGGCTGTCTCCGCACATTTTTCCGAGAACTGGAGCTTGAAGCATCGAATAACCGGGTTTAG
- the LOC100807083 gene encoding glucosidase 2 subunit beta — MKLLIALLLVLCAPFSSSSKPKDPFLGISPEDDKYYKASDVIRCKDGSGKFTKAQLNDDFCDCADGTDEPGTSACPGGKFYCRNAGHSPVYLFSSRVNDGICDCCDGTDEYDGQVKCPNTCWEAGKVARDRLEKKIATYQEGVKLRKLEMEQAKVAMEKDEAELSKLKKEESILKGIVKQLKDHKEQIEKAEEKERLQKEKEEKQKKESEEKANEAKDKADEDTGHRNEAEKHSDVEDNSVENNHDKIENLEGSPADQDEAGDKLEDVLDNDDEASDSPGSEGSLHNKVEENAKEAEEEPIVKSETDIKVGNKESSAEIINKGNDASENTEGLSREELGRLVASRWTGENTDKSSAEPDTTLDNEDHEDLPKGTNNEEYEGYASETDDDIDSNKYDDDSHKYDDEDEVDEEYREDEHDDLTSSYKSDSDNEPDLSDNPSWLEKIQRTVRNIFQAVNLFQAPVNQSDAARVRKEYDESSAKLSKIQSRISSLKQKLKHDFGPAKEFYSFYDHCFEGKENKYTYKVCPYKQASQEEGYSNTRLGSWDKFEDSYRVMVFSNGDKCWNGPDRSLKVKLRCGLKNEITDVDEPSRCEYVAVLSTPALCQEERLKELQHKLDLLNSEIPSNHDEL, encoded by the exons ATGAAGCTGCTCATTGCTCTGCTTCTGGTGTTGTGCGCGCCGTTTTCATCTTCTTCCAAACCCAAAGACCCGTTCCTCGGAATCTCCCCCGAAG ATGACAAGTATTACAAGGCTTCCGATGTAATAAGGTGTAAAGATGGATCCGGAAAATTCACCAAGGCGCAGCTCAACGACGATTTCTGTGATTGCGCTGATGGCACCGATGAACctg GCACATCGGCATGTCCGGGTGGAAAATTTTATTGTCGGAATGCAGGACATTCTCCTGTTTACTTGTTTTCATCTAGAGTGAACGATGGAATTTGTG ATTGCTGTGATGGAACTGATGAATATGATGGTCAAGTAAAGTGTCCAAATACCTGCTGGGAGGCTGGTAAAGTTGCTCGAGATAGACTGGAAAAAAAGATTGCCACTTATCAAGAGGGCGTCAAATTGCGAAAGCTAGAAATGGAACAAGCTAAAGTAGCTATGGAGAAGGATGAGGCAGAACTTTCAAAActgaaaaaggaagaaagtaTACTTAAAGGGATTGTGAAACAGCTAAAGG ATCATAAGGAACAAATAGAGAAGGCAGAGGAGAAGGAGCGTttacagaaagaaaaagaagagaagcagAAAAAGGAGTCTGAGGAGAAAGCTAATGAAGCAAAAGATAAAGCTGATGAAGATACAGGGCATAGAAATGAAGCTGAAAAGCATTCAGATGTTGAAGACAATTCTGTAGAAAATAACCatgataaaatagaaaatctAGAGGGTTCTCCTGCCGATCAG GATGAAGCAGGGGACAAATTAGAAGATGTACTTGATAACGATGATGAAGCCAGTGATAGTCCTGGGAGTGAAGGATCTTTGCATAATAAAGTGGAAGag AATGCAAAAGAAGCTGAGGAAGAACCTATTGTGAAATCTGAAACTGATATAAAGGTCGGAAACAAAGAGTCTTCTGCTGAAATCATCAATAAG GGGAATGATGCATCTGAAAATACCGAGGGATTATCAAGGGAAGAGTTGGGCCGGCTTGTTGCTTCACGCTGGACAGGAGAAAATACTGATAAGTCAAGTGCTGAACCTGATACGACATTAGACAATGAAGATCACGAAGATCTTCCAAAGGGGACAAATAATGAGGAATATGAAGGCTATGCTTCTGAAACTGATGATGACATTGACAGCAACAAATATGATGATGACAGTCACAAATATGACGATGAAGATGAAGTTGATGAAGAGTATCGAGAGGATGAGCATGATGACCTTACTTCCTCCTACAAATCTGATTCTGATAATGAACCAGACTTGTCAG ATAATCCTTCTTGGTTAGAGAAAATACAGAGAACTGTGCGGAATATTTTTCAGGCTGTTAATTTATTCCAGGCTCCAGTGAACCAGTCAG ATGCTGCTCGTGTTCGCAAGGAATATGATGAATCAAGTGCCAAGTTGTCTAAAATACAGTCTAGAATATCAAGTCTGAAGCAAAAGCTAAAACATGATTTTG GTCCAGCAAAGGAGTTTTATTCATTCTATGATCATTGCTTTGAGGGCAAGGAGAACAA gtacactTACAAAGTCTGCCCCTATAAACAGGCTTCTCAGGAGGAGGGCTATTCCAACACCCGTTTGGG GAGCTGGGACAAATTTGAGGATTCATACAGAGTAATGGTGTTTTCTAATGGTGATAAATGCTGGAATGGTCCTGATAGGAGTTTGAag GTCAAGCTAAGATGTGGGTTGAAAAACGAGATTACTGATGTAGATGAACCAAGCCGTTGCGA ATATGTAGCAGTATTATCTACCCCAGCCCTTTGTCAAGAGGAAAGGCTGAAG GAGTTACAACACAAGCTAGACTTGTTGAATTCGGAAATACCATCAAACCATGATGAGTTGTGA
- the LOC100805487 gene encoding DNA-damage-repair/toleration protein DRT111, chloroplastic, with amino-acid sequence MLGGLYGDLPPPSSAEEDNKPTPNVWSSSTKMAPATLRKPASLFAPPQTLLRAHPKPKPTAKPVLSSTTPALPPEDSPLQPALVGVQSTVLEEYDPARPNDYEEYRRDLKRKAREAEMLRELERRRQEEEEEEKEREKEREKERERDYNNNNDSSSSRLNVSGEEAWRRRAAMSGAAAGAPPRSPSPPLPGNSDGFSIGKSETGGLGVGAGGQMTAAQRMMAKMGWKEGQGLGKQEQGITTPLMAKKTDRRAGVIVNASDNNSSSKKVKSVNFNGVPTRVLLLRNMVGPGEVDDELEDEVGSECAKYGIVTRVLIFEITEPNFPVHEAVRIFVQFERSEETTKALVDLDGRYFGGRVVRATFYDEEKFSKNELAPMPGEIPGFT; translated from the exons ATGTTGGGTGGTCTATACGGAGACCTTCCTCCACCTTCTTCCGCCGAGGAAGACAACAAGCCCACCCCCAACGTCTGGTCCTCCAGCACCAAGATGGCTCCCGCCACGCTCCGCAAGCCCGCCTCCCTCTTCGCGCCCCCCCAAACCCTCCTACGGGCCCACCCCAAGCCCAAGCCCACCGCCAAGCCCGTCCTCTCCTCCACCACCCCCGCCCTTCCCCCGGAAGACTCCCCCCTCCAGCCCGCCCTCGTTGGCGTCCAGTCCACCGTCCTCGAGGAGTACGACCCGGCCCGGCCCAACGACTACGAGGAATACCGCCGCGACCTCAAGCGCAAAGCCCGCGAGGCCGAGATGCTGCGCGAGCTCGAGCGCCGCCGccaggaggaggaagaggaagagaaggaaagggaaaaggaaagagaaaaagagagagaaagagactacaacaacaacaacgattCTTCGTCGTCGAGGCTGAATGTTTCCGGCGAAGAGGCGTGGAGGAGGCGCGCGGCGATGAGCGGGGCGGCGGCGGGGGCGCCGCCGAGATCGCCGTCGCCGCCGCTGCCGGGGAATTCGGACGGGTTTAGCATCGGGAAGTCGGAGACCGGGGGATTGGGCGTCGGGGCTGGCGGGCAGATGACAGCGGCACAGCGGATGATGGCGAAGATGGGGTGGAAGGAGGGGCAGGGGCTGGGGAAGCAGGAACAGGGGATCACCACGCCTTTGATGGCGAAGAAAACAGATAGACGAGCCGGGGTTATTGTGAATGCCAGTGACAATAATAGCAGCAGCAAGAAAGTGAAGAGTGTTAACTTCAATGGTGTGCCTACCAGGGTGCTGCTGCTCAGGAACATG GTGGGTCCTGGTGAGGTAGACGACGAGCTTGAAGATGAGGTAGGATCAGAATGTGCCAAATATGGAATTGTAACCCGCGTTCTGATATTTGAGATAACAGAGCCAAATTTCCCCGTTCATGAAGCAGTAAGAATCTTTGTGCAGTTTGAGAGATCCGAAGAAACAACTAAAGCACTTGTTGACCTTGATGGTCGGTACTTTGGGGGTAGAGTGGTGCGTGCCACATTTTATGATGAGGAGAAATTTAGCAAGAATGAGTTAGCTCCAATGCCAGGAGAAATTCCTGGCTTCACCTGA
- the LOC100806548 gene encoding uncharacterized protein isoform X2 yields MEGVLLPVCPSPSSSSAAPKPRIPIPQRSSFPSSLPTHLSLPQNAAFSLRTSLRTSTFALAPHETPVLDKPDNNSSSPSLPKIDKTGRFCSPRAARELALSIIYAACLEGMDPVRLFEKRMNARRAGYKFNEEKLLEYNHMSFGGSPVTVGSDEEANELLRHIEEESAIEAEVLTAPPKLVYNTLILRFTKKLLVAVRDTWDSHVLVINKIVPQNWKNEPAGKILELSILHLAMSEMEVLETRHQIVINEAVDLAKRFCDGAAPRIINGCLRTFFRELELEASNNRV; encoded by the exons ATGGAGGGAGTCTTGCTTCCTGTGTGTCCTtccccttcttcttcctctgcaGCTCCTAAACCCAGAATCCCCATTCCTCAACGCTCTTCTTTCCCTTCTTCACTACCAACCCATCTCTCCCTCCCCCAAAACGCAGCGTTTTCCCTTCGCACCTCTCTCCGCACTTCCACCTTCGCACTCGCGCCACACGAAACTCCCGTTCTGGACAAACCCGACAACAACAGTTCTTCTCCCTCTCTGCCCAAAATCGACAAGACCGGCCGCTTCTGCAGCCCCCGCGCCGCCAGAGAACTCGctct GTCGATAATCTATGCAGCGTGCTTGGAGGGGATGGACCCGGTTCGGCTCTTCGAGAAACGGATGAATGCCCGACGAG CTGGGTATAAATTTAATGAGGAAAAGTTGTTGGAGTATAATCATATGAGTTTTGGAGGGTCGCCTGTTACTGTTGGATCGGATGAAGAAGCAAATGAGCTTCTGCGGCACATTGAAGAAGAGTCTGCCATtg AAGCAGAAGTCCTCACAGCTCCTCCAAAGCTGGTATACAACACACTGATTTTGAG ATTCACCAAGAAACTATTGGTTGCAGTCAGGGATACATGGGACAGTCATGTCCTGGTCATTAACAAAATCGTCCCACAAAATTGGAAG AATGAACCAGCTGGGAAGATTTTAGAGCTGTCTATTCTTCACTTGGCCATGTCGGAAATGGAAGTGCTAGAAACTAGACACCAAATCGTCATTAATGAG GCAGTAGATCTTGCTAAACGGTTTTGTGATGGAGCAGCCCCTCGCATCATTAATGGCTGTCTCCGCACATTTTTCCGAGAACTGGAGCTTGAAGCATCGAATAACCGGGTTTAG